CTCATCTCTCCGGCAAGCAATGCACCTTCCTCTTTCATCTTCTTTTTAATCAGGGAATGCCCTGTCTTCCACATGATGGGTATGCCACCATGGTTTTTTATATCGTCATAAAGGGTTTGTGAGCATTTTACCTCTCCGATTATTGCGGCATTAGGGTTTTCTTTCAGGATGTCCCTCGAAAATATAACCATTAATTTATCTCCCCAGACAACATCTCCCTTTTCGTCCACAACCCCAATCCTGTCTGAGTCTCCATCATAGCCTATTCCGAGATTGGCATTTTGCTTTGTAACGGTCTCGATAAGCTTCTTTATATTTTCGAGGACAACAGGGTCGGGGTGGTGGTTTGGAAAATTCCCATCGGGCTCCGAGTAAAGCTCTATGACCTCTGCACCCAATCTCCGCATAAGCTCTGGAGCTACGAGCCCGGCTGTGCCGTTACCAGAATCGAGGACTACCTTTATGCCCTTAAAAGGATTTGTGTTAGGGAAACCCTTTGCCACATAATCCATATACGCAGGGATTATCTCGTATGTTTCGACCCCACCTTTACCCTTTATGGCTTTGCCTGACTCTATAAGCTTTCTTATGTCCTGTATCTTATCTCCATAGAGGGTTTCTTTTTCCACAGAGAGCTTTAAGCCATTGAATTCAGGAGGATTGTGAGAGCCTGTTACCATAATGCCACCATCCACATTTAGATGGAAAAGCGAGAAGTACTGCAGTGGCGTTGGGCACATCCCAATGTCTATAACGCTGACTCCGCTTTCAATCAGCCCCTTTTGTAGAGCAGAGGATATCCGAGGCGAGCTGACCCTTACATCCATTGCAATGCTTATCTTTAAGGTTTCTTTTTTCAGATTTTCCCTTAGATAGAAGGCAAAACCTCTGGCAATCGATAAAACCCCCTCCTCTGTGAGGTCCTTGCCCCACACGCCCCTTATGTCATACTGACGGAATATTCTTGGGTTTATCATTGAGCCTTTTTTTGTCTTTTCTCAATCAGGCTTATTTCGCCAATAAGACTCTGAGGATTAAACTCAGGGTCTAAAAGATATGCCTCATTGAAATAAGAGGCGGCTTCTTTGTCGTTGTCGAGCTTATAGCTTGCATATCCAAGGAGATAGTATGCCTTTGCAGAAGGAGACTCCAAAACATACTCTTTCATCAGCTTCACTGCTTCGGTGAAGTCTTTCTTGGCATATGCCTTTAATGCCATTTCATATGTGGTTTGCTCGGCAAATGACAAAGACACCATCAGGATAAGCGAAATCATAAAACACAGGATAAATCTCATATAACACCTCCTTTCGATTTTACCATGACCTTTCATGCTCAGGGACTCTTAGCTTGAGATGAAGGCACATTTGCAAGCGAGGATGAGTTTTCTGATTCAGGAACATTTGTAACAGAGTCATCCTTAAAGAACTCTATTTGGCTTTCCTCGCCAGGGGCATTAACTATCTGACCCGTATTTATGTCTACGAAACGGCTTACAATGCCATCGGGCATCTCGAAATCCCTTATCTCATAATCTCCTGTTACGGAGCGCATAAATCTCAACCACACAGGCAGGGCGGCTCTTGCGCCTGTTTCCTTGTTTCCAATTGGCCTCATATCGTCAAAGCCTATCCACACGCCAGTAAGGATGTCAGGCGTATAGCCTAAAAACCATGCATCTCTGAAGTCGTTCGTTGTGCCTGTTTTTCCTGCAACAGGTCTTCCAAGTGCCTTTGCACCAACGCCTGTTCCATAGTTTACAACATCTTTCAGCATAGATGTTATAAGAAACGCAGTCTGAGGGCTCAGTGCTTCGGTGCCATTTGGCTCTGTGCTTTCAATGACTCTTCCCTGAAGGTCTGTAATATATTTTATGGCAATCGGGTTCATTTTCATGCCTGAGTTTGCAAATGTGCTATATGCGGATGTAAGCTCAAGCGGTGATATGCTTAAAGAGCCGAGAGCAAGGGTCAGGTCCTTTGGCAGGTCACTGTCTTTGATGCCGAGGTCTCTTGAAAAATTCAATATCTTACCCAGCCCTATCGCCTCTGCAAGTTTGATGGTTACTACATTTCTTGAATAGGCAAGTGCCTCCCTCAGGGTTATACTGCCGTAGAATTCTCCATCGTAGTTCTTTGGGTTCCATTCCTTTGAACCGCTTTTATAGGTGAGCTCCTCATCCATGATAAAGGATGCAGGCGTATAACCGTTCTCTAATGCAACCGAATATACGATGGGCTTAAATGCAGAGCCCACCTGACGCTTTCCATACACTGCCCTATTGAATTCGGCTTTTGTGTAGCAACTGCCTCCTACAAGTGCCTTTATATAGCCTGTATGCGGGTCAATAGAAACGACTGCGCCCTGAACCTCGGGCTCTTGCTCTAACATGAGCTTCACTATATTGGCTTTTGCCGACTTAACTTTTACCATGACAACATCCCCGGGCTTGAGGATTTTTGTCAGGTCAAAGTTTTGGATTGTCTTTTTTTTGCCGTCGATAAGGGTGTTGCTTGCCCATAGGGCATCTGTCAGAGATAGCATTCCTGAGGAAAATGCCATATCAACCACTGCCTCGTTTTTATTGACGCTAACTACAATGCCTTCTAAGATGGAGCCCACCTGTGGCTCATCTGTCTTAAAGCCAGAAGAGGTGTTTTCCTTAGATGTCGTGTTGGCTCCAAATATCTTGACCATAAGCTTATTAATACCCTGCTTTTTTATTTGAGGTTCGTTATTTTTTGGGACTATGTCTCTATGCTCTACGACTCCGCGCCAGCCTCTTCTTTTGTCAATGTCCCTTAAGCCTTCCTCAAGTGCTATCTGAGCCTCGATCTGTGCTTTTCTGTCAAGTGTCGTGTAAATCCGCATACCGCTTTTATAGATTGCATTTGCATCGTATTTAGCCTCGATGAGTTTTTTTATGTAGTCCACAAAATAATTATAAGCAGACTCGCTGTTAGTTTTTTCGCTGAGTCTGACAGGTATTTTCTCTGAGGTCTCACGCTCCCCTCTTGTGATATAACCCTCTTCTTCCATTCTCGAAATAACATATAACTGTCTTTCTCTTGCCCTTGTGCGGTTGTTAAATGGAGAATAATTCGATGGTGCCTTCAGAATGCCGACAATGAGTGCGGCCTCAGGCAGGGTTATATCCCTTACCGACTTTCCGAAATACACCCTCGATGCCATCTCTGCCCCATAGGCTCCGTG
This portion of the Nitrospirota bacterium genome encodes:
- a CDS encoding phosphomannomutase/phosphoglucomutase, with the translated sequence MINPRIFRQYDIRGVWGKDLTEEGVLSIARGFAFYLRENLKKETLKISIAMDVRVSSPRISSALQKGLIESGVSVIDIGMCPTPLQYFSLFHLNVDGGIMVTGSHNPPEFNGLKLSVEKETLYGDKIQDIRKLIESGKAIKGKGGVETYEIIPAYMDYVAKGFPNTNPFKGIKVVLDSGNGTAGLVAPELMRRLGAEVIELYSEPDGNFPNHHPDPVVLENIKKLIETVTKQNANLGIGYDGDSDRIGVVDEKGDVVWGDKLMVIFSRDILKENPNAAIIGEVKCSQTLYDDIKNHGGIPIMWKTGHSLIKKKMKEEGALLAGEMSGHIFFRDRYLGYDDAIYASLRLMEILAKKGKPYSVRKLLEGVSPMVSTPEIRFDCPDEIKFAIVEKVKKAFEDYPVIDIDGVRVNFPNGWGLIRASNTQPALVMRFEAVDEASLKKIKDLVETELRKLL
- a CDS encoding tetratricopeptide repeat protein, with translation MRFILCFMISLILMVSLSFAEQTTYEMALKAYAKKDFTEAVKLMKEYVLESPSAKAYYLLGYASYKLDNDKEAASYFNEAYLLDPEFNPQSLIGEISLIEKRQKKAQ
- a CDS encoding PBP1A family penicillin-binding protein — translated: MRVKTRLKLIVFFFIIPLLIGTAIGGYLALARGVPSVEELKQYKDIPSTKVYADDDTLIGEIKLEKGIFVPIKKMPGHLINAVVAVEDAHFWQHSGIDYLAILRAALKDLLHRQIKEGGSTITQQLAKMTFLTPEKTIRRKLREVALAVKIESTLSKEEILELYLNRAYFGHGAYGAEMASRVYFGKSVRDITLPEAALIVGILKAPSNYSPFNNRTRARERQLYVISRMEEEGYITRGERETSEKIPVRLSEKTNSESAYNYFVDYIKKLIEAKYDANAIYKSGMRIYTTLDRKAQIEAQIALEEGLRDIDKRRGWRGVVEHRDIVPKNNEPQIKKQGINKLMVKIFGANTTSKENTSSGFKTDEPQVGSILEGIVVSVNKNEAVVDMAFSSGMLSLTDALWASNTLIDGKKKTIQNFDLTKILKPGDVVMVKVKSAKANIVKLMLEQEPEVQGAVVSIDPHTGYIKALVGGSCYTKAEFNRAVYGKRQVGSAFKPIVYSVALENGYTPASFIMDEELTYKSGSKEWNPKNYDGEFYGSITLREALAYSRNVVTIKLAEAIGLGKILNFSRDLGIKDSDLPKDLTLALGSLSISPLELTSAYSTFANSGMKMNPIAIKYITDLQGRVIESTEPNGTEALSPQTAFLITSMLKDVVNYGTGVGAKALGRPVAGKTGTTNDFRDAWFLGYTPDILTGVWIGFDDMRPIGNKETGARAALPVWLRFMRSVTGDYEIRDFEMPDGIVSRFVDINTGQIVNAPGEESQIEFFKDDSVTNVPESENSSSLANVPSSQAKSP